Genomic window (Ruminococcus flavefaciens AE3010):
GATAGAAGAAACCTTATTTGTACAGTGAATGATCTCGTGGATAGCAGTTCTTCCTCTGTATCCTGTATTATTGCATGAGGGGCATCCACCCGGCTCATATATCTGGATAGAATGGTCGATACCCATGAGCTCGTTCTCTTCGGGAGTAGACATTCTTGGCTTTTTGCATGTCGGGCACAGAACCTTGAGGAGTCGCTGTGCGATAACGCCGATGATAGAAGTAGCAACCATGTAAGGAGCTACACCCATATCAACAAGACGTACAACTGTTGAAGCAGCGTCGTTGGTATGGAGGGTCGACAGAACAAGGTGTCCTGTGATAGCGGCACGGATACCGATATCGGCTGTTTCGGTATCACGCATCTCACCGATCATAACTACGTCAGGGTCCTGACGGAGGATAGAACGAAGGGCAGCGGCAAATGTCATGCCTGCCTTTACGTTAACCTGACACTGGTTGATACCGTCGATAGCCTTTTCGACAGGGTCCTCAACGGTTACGACGTTTACGTTTGGCTTAGCGATCTCACCGAGAGCCGCATAAAGAGTTGTTGTTTTACCTGAACCGGTAGGTCCTGTAACGAGGATAACGCCGTGAGGAACACGAAGCATTGACTCGAACAGTGTATAGTTATAATCAGACATACCCAGATCGGTGATCTTACGAAGAGCGATCTGACCTGTTGAAAGGATTCGGATAACGATCTTTTCACCATGTACCATAGGAAGTGAGGATACACGGACATCAAGAGTAGTTCCGTCAACGACCTGTGTGAAACGGCCGTCCTGAGGGATTCTCTTCTCGGCGATGTTCATACCGCTGATGAGCTTGAAACGTGTAGTGAGTGCGCTGTGAACTGCACTTGAGATATTCATGAGTTCAACGAGGTCGCCGTTTACACGGATACGGATCCTTGTATACTTATCGAATGGCTCGATATGGATATCGGTAGCGTCTGCTCTGTAAGAGTTCTCAACGATAGTTGTTGCCAGCTTAACAATAGGAGCACTCTCTACTCTGTCCTTAGACTCGATGTCAGCCTCAGACATTTCACCGAGGTCGCCGCCCATAGCGGAAACGCCCTCAAGAACACTGTCAACGTTCTGCATTGAATAGCACTTACCGATCGCCTTGTTGATAGCAGATGTTGTTGCAAGAACAGGAACGGTGTCCATACCTGTGGAAACCTTGATATCCTCGAGTACGATGAAGTTTACAGGATCATTCGTTGCAACTGTAAGACGCTTACCTTGTACATTGATAGCAATTACGGTATGCTTTCTTGCCAGAGCCTCGGGAACCATCTGAACTGCGTCAGTATTGATCTCGATATTGTCAAGGTCAACGTACTGAACTCTCAGATTTCCTGCCAGTGCTTTTGCGAAATTGACTTCAGACATAAAGCCGAGTTCAACAACTACGTCGCCGAACTTCTTTGCGCCGTTTGACGCTTTCTGAGCGTCAAGAACCTGCTGAAGCTGTTCGCTTGTGATCAGCCCTTGATTGACTAAGTAGTCACCAATTCTCTCGTTTCTCATAAAAAACCTCCGCTTATTTTCTGAATGCCGTGCTGTATCCGTCATACAGTCAGCATTCTAAAATTTTACTTGAATTTTCCATAAATTATGTTATAATAATATTATGTACATTAATATTTATGAAGGAGGGGTAAAATCATGTTCGGATTTGAAGATATGCTCCACAGTGAATTTACCGAGCTGCCATTCAAGATCATGTTTTACGTCGTAATTTTCCTATTCGGCATCTGCATCGGAAGCTTTCTTAATGTTGTTATCCTGAGACTTCCAAAGGGCGAATCTGTTATCGGCCTTAAACGAAGCAAGGAGGATAAGGAAAAGGCTTCCCACTGCATGACCTGCGGCGCAAAGATCAGACCCATCGATCTGATACCTGTTTTCAGCTGGATAATGCTGAGAGGAAAATGTCACAACTGCGGTGCAAAAATATCACCGCGATATCCAATAGTAGAATCCCTGAACGGTATTCTCTATGTTCTGACGTTTTACGTCCTGGATATAAATGTTAAATCCATAATAACCTGCGTTCTGATGACTTTTCTTATTGTCATCGCATTCATCGACTGGGATACGAAAGAAATATTTATCGGCATGGTAGCCATTATACTTCTTCTTGCTTTCCCGCTTGCTTACTTCTACTCTCGTGAAAACG
Coding sequences:
- a CDS encoding prepilin peptidase, producing MFGFEDMLHSEFTELPFKIMFYVVIFLFGICIGSFLNVVILRLPKGESVIGLKRSKEDKEKASHCMTCGAKIRPIDLIPVFSWIMLRGKCHNCGAKISPRYPIVESLNGILYVLTFYVLDINVKSIITCVLMTFLIVIAFIDWDTKEIFIGMVAIILLLAFPLAYFYSRENGDVTLKSRIIGMFVISVPFFIIGELSRPIIKKKFGEDFRAIELGDTYLMFAAGAFLGTQAVIASTFIGIITAAVGGILVKAVTKDSKFAFGPFLAIGIAVGSLWGNQIAQWYLNLLATE
- a CDS encoding GspE/PulE family protein, which gives rise to MRNERIGDYLVNQGLITSEQLQQVLDAQKASNGAKKFGDVVVELGFMSEVNFAKALAGNLRVQYVDLDNIEINTDAVQMVPEALARKHTVIAINVQGKRLTVATNDPVNFIVLEDIKVSTGMDTVPVLATTSAINKAIGKCYSMQNVDSVLEGVSAMGGDLGEMSEADIESKDRVESAPIVKLATTIVENSYRADATDIHIEPFDKYTRIRIRVNGDLVELMNISSAVHSALTTRFKLISGMNIAEKRIPQDGRFTQVVDGTTLDVRVSSLPMVHGEKIVIRILSTGQIALRKITDLGMSDYNYTLFESMLRVPHGVILVTGPTGSGKTTTLYAALGEIAKPNVNVVTVEDPVEKAIDGINQCQVNVKAGMTFAAALRSILRQDPDVVMIGEMRDTETADIGIRAAITGHLVLSTLHTNDAASTVVRLVDMGVAPYMVATSIIGVIAQRLLKVLCPTCKKPRMSTPEENELMGIDHSIQIYEPGGCPSCNNTGYRGRTAIHEIIHCTNKVSSIIAANGSKEEIEKAAKEQGTKLLRDNASELVQAGETSIDELVRTTFTV